A section of the Pseudomonas sp. FP453 genome encodes:
- the trmD gene encoding tRNA (guanosine(37)-N1)-methyltransferase TrmD, with protein sequence MGCGLLSVANLRIEVISLFPEMFSAISEYGITSRAVKQGLLQLTCWNPRDYTTDRHHTVDDRPFGGGPGMVMKIKPLEDALAQAKAAAGEKAKVIYLSPQGRQLKQAAVRDMANEEALILIAGRYEGIDERFIDAHVDEEWSIGDYVLSGGELPAMVLIDAVTRLLPGALGHADSAEEDSFTDGLLDCPHYTRPEVYADQRVPDVLLSGNHAHIRRWRLQQSLGRTYERRADLLESRSLSGEEKKLLEEYILARDDS encoded by the coding sequence ATGGGATGCGGACTTCTAAGCGTGGCTAATTTGCGCATTGAAGTGATCAGTTTGTTTCCCGAGATGTTCTCCGCCATCAGCGAGTACGGCATCACCAGTCGGGCGGTGAAACAGGGGCTGTTGCAGCTCACCTGTTGGAACCCGCGAGACTACACGACGGATCGACATCACACTGTGGACGATCGCCCATTTGGCGGTGGCCCGGGCATGGTGATGAAGATCAAGCCCCTGGAAGACGCGTTGGCCCAGGCCAAGGCCGCAGCCGGGGAGAAGGCGAAGGTAATTTACCTGTCCCCTCAAGGCCGTCAGCTGAAACAGGCTGCGGTACGCGACATGGCGAATGAGGAAGCATTGATCCTGATTGCCGGTCGCTATGAAGGCATTGACGAGCGTTTTATAGATGCTCATGTCGATGAAGAGTGGTCGATTGGGGACTATGTCCTGTCTGGCGGCGAGCTGCCAGCGATGGTCCTGATAGATGCGGTTACACGACTGCTGCCTGGAGCTTTAGGGCATGCGGACTCCGCGGAGGAAGATTCCTTCACGGATGGTTTGCTGGATTGCCCGCACTACACCCGACCGGAGGTGTATGCGGATCAGCGTGTTCCCGACGTATTGCTAAGTGGCAATCACGCACACATCCGGCGTTGGCGTTTACAGCAGTCCCTTGGTCGGACCTATGAACGACGCGCCGATCTTCTGGAAAGCCGCTCGCTTTCTGGAGAAGAGAAGAAGCTGCTCGAGGAATACATCCTCGCGCGGGACGATAGTTAA
- a CDS encoding homoserine dehydrogenase: MKPVKVGICGLGTVGGGTFNVLQRNAEEISRRAGRGIEVAQIATRSPKPQFETTGIAITNDVFAVATNPEIDIVIELVGGYTVARELVLKAIENGKHVVTANKALIAVHGNEIFAKAREKGVIVAFEAAVAGGIPVIKAIREGLSANRINWVAGIINGTGNFILTEMREKGRTFEDVLAEAQALGYAEADPTFDVEGIDAAHKLTILASIAFGIPLQFDKAYTEGITKLTTADVNYAEALGYRIKHLGVARSTPAGIELRVHPTLIPADRLIANVNGVMNAVMVNGDAAGSTLFYGAGAGMEPTASSVIADLVDVVRAMTSDPENRVPHLAFQPDSLSAHPILPIEACESAYYLRIQAQDHPGVLAQVASILSERGINIESIMQKEVEEQNGQVPMILLTHRVLEQHMNDAIQALEALQGVVGPVVRIRVEHLN, from the coding sequence GTGAAACCGGTCAAAGTAGGCATCTGTGGGTTAGGGACCGTCGGTGGCGGCACCTTCAACGTACTTCAGCGTAATGCTGAAGAAATTTCCCGCCGTGCAGGTCGCGGGATTGAAGTGGCGCAAATTGCCACGCGTTCGCCAAAGCCTCAGTTCGAAACGACCGGTATTGCGATTACCAACGATGTCTTCGCCGTGGCCACCAACCCTGAAATCGATATCGTCATCGAGCTGGTCGGCGGCTACACCGTGGCCCGCGAGCTGGTGCTCAAGGCGATCGAGAACGGCAAGCACGTGGTCACCGCCAACAAGGCGCTGATCGCCGTGCACGGCAACGAGATCTTCGCCAAGGCCCGCGAGAAGGGCGTGATCGTGGCGTTCGAAGCCGCCGTGGCCGGTGGTATCCCGGTGATCAAGGCCATCCGTGAAGGCCTGTCCGCCAACCGTATCAACTGGGTCGCCGGCATCATCAACGGCACCGGCAACTTTATCCTCACCGAAATGCGCGAGAAGGGCCGCACCTTCGAAGACGTGCTGGCCGAAGCCCAGGCCCTGGGTTACGCCGAAGCCGATCCGACCTTTGACGTGGAAGGCATCGACGCGGCGCACAAGCTGACCATCCTGGCGTCCATCGCCTTTGGTATCCCGCTGCAGTTCGACAAGGCCTACACCGAAGGCATCACCAAGCTGACCACCGCCGACGTGAACTACGCCGAAGCCCTGGGCTACCGCATCAAGCACCTCGGCGTGGCGCGCAGCACCCCAGCCGGTATCGAGCTGCGTGTGCACCCGACACTGATCCCGGCCGACCGCCTGATTGCCAACGTCAATGGCGTGATGAACGCCGTGATGGTCAATGGTGATGCTGCCGGTTCGACCCTGTTCTACGGCGCCGGCGCCGGCATGGAACCGACCGCTTCGTCGGTGATCGCCGACCTAGTGGACGTGGTTCGCGCCATGACCAGCGACCCGGAAAACCGCGTGCCGCACCTGGCCTTCCAGCCGGACTCGCTGTCGGCCCACCCGATCCTGCCGATCGAAGCCTGCGAAAGCGCCTACTACCTGCGCATCCAGGCCCAGGATCACCCGGGCGTGTTGGCCCAGGTCGCCAGCATCCTGTCGGAGCGCGGTATCAACATAGAGTCGATCATGCAGAAGGAAGTCGAGGAGCAAAACGGCCAGGTGCCGATGATCCTGCTGACCCACCGCGTGCTCGAACAGCACATGAACGATGCCATCCAAGCACTGGAAGCTCTTCAGGGCGTGGTTGGGCCGGTCGTCCGTATTCGCGTCGAACATTTGAATTAA
- a CDS encoding inner membrane protein YpjD, producing the protein MLPLSPSLLPSLAAAILYAAATLYQGTRLAQGTKADKRLLVGLGVAALLAHAASLFTHLMTPVGLGLDFFSAASLIAAAVIALTLIACSRIPVENLLVLLFPLGVLTVLLSQFAPTGTVQVIDEEPGILAHILLSILAYGMFTIAVFQSLLLLLQDHQLKHKHPSGLIKNFPPLQTMESLLFGFLWAGWTLLSLSLISGWLFVENLFAQHLVHKTLLACLAWVVFSVLLWGRNHLGWRGHKAIRWTLAGFCLLMLAYFGSKLVREYILHI; encoded by the coding sequence ATGCTCCCTTTGTCACCCAGTTTGCTACCCAGCCTCGCCGCCGCCATTTTGTACGCCGCTGCGACTCTCTATCAGGGCACTCGTCTGGCCCAAGGCACCAAGGCGGACAAACGCCTGCTGGTTGGCCTTGGCGTCGCTGCCCTGCTGGCCCACGCTGCCAGCCTGTTTACCCACCTGATGACGCCGGTCGGCCTGGGCCTGGATTTTTTCAGCGCGGCCAGCCTGATCGCAGCGGCCGTGATCGCCTTGACGCTGATCGCCTGCTCGCGCATCCCGGTGGAGAACCTGCTCGTCCTGCTATTCCCCCTGGGCGTGCTGACGGTGCTGCTATCGCAATTCGCCCCCACCGGCACCGTCCAGGTGATCGATGAGGAGCCGGGCATCCTCGCGCACATCCTGTTGTCGATCCTGGCCTACGGCATGTTCACCATCGCGGTGTTCCAGTCCCTGCTCCTGCTGCTGCAGGACCACCAGCTCAAGCACAAGCACCCGTCCGGGCTGATCAAGAACTTCCCGCCGCTGCAAACCATGGAAAGCCTGCTGTTCGGTTTCCTCTGGGCCGGCTGGACGCTGCTGTCGCTGTCACTGATCTCCGGCTGGCTGTTCGTCGAAAACCTGTTTGCCCAGCACCTGGTGCACAAGACCCTGCTGGCGTGCCTGGCCTGGGTGGTGTTCAGCGTACTGCTGTGGGGCCGCAACCACCTTGGCTGGCGCGGGCACAAGGCGATCCGCTGGACCCTGGCCGGTTTCTGCCTGCTGATGCTGGCCTATTTCGGCAGCAAGCTGGTTCGCGAATACATCCTGCATATCTGA
- the rpsP gene encoding 30S ribosomal protein S16 — protein MLTIRLALGGSKKRPFYHLTVTDSRNPRDGSHKEQVGFFNPIARGQEVRLSVNQERVAYWLSVGAQPSERVAKLLKDSAKAAA, from the coding sequence ATGCTAACAATCCGTCTTGCCCTTGGCGGCTCCAAAAAGCGCCCGTTTTACCACTTGACCGTAACTGACAGCCGCAACCCACGTGACGGCTCTCACAAGGAACAAGTTGGCTTCTTCAACCCGATCGCTCGTGGTCAAGAAGTTCGTCTGTCCGTGAACCAAGAGCGCGTAGCCTACTGGCTGAGCGTTGGCGCACAGCCATCCGAGCGCGTTGCCAAGCTGTTGAAAGACTCGGCTAAGGCCGCAGCCTGA
- the rimM gene encoding ribosome maturation factor RimM (Essential for efficient processing of 16S rRNA): MNATPAVADDLIVIGKIYSVHGVRGEVKVYSFTDPTENLLQYKTWTLKREGSVKQVELVSGRGSDKFLVAKLKGLDDREEARLLAGYEICVPRNLFPELTDGEYYWYQLEGLKVIDQLGQLLGKIDHLLETGANDVMVVKPCAGSLDDRERLLPYTEQCVLAVDLAAGEMKVEWDADF; this comes from the coding sequence ATGAACGCGACGCCAGCTGTTGCTGATGATTTGATCGTTATCGGCAAGATTTACTCTGTTCATGGCGTTCGCGGCGAAGTGAAGGTGTATTCCTTTACTGATCCGACTGAAAACCTGTTGCAGTACAAAACCTGGACGCTCAAGCGCGAAGGGAGTGTGAAACAGGTCGAGCTGGTCAGTGGACGCGGGAGCGACAAGTTCCTGGTCGCAAAGCTCAAGGGTCTTGATGATCGTGAAGAAGCTCGTCTTCTGGCCGGTTATGAGATCTGCGTGCCGCGCAACCTGTTCCCTGAATTGACCGACGGCGAGTACTACTGGTACCAGCTGGAAGGTCTGAAGGTTATTGATCAACTCGGGCAATTGCTCGGGAAAATCGACCATCTTCTGGAAACCGGCGCCAATGATGTAATGGTGGTCAAGCCTTGCGCTGGCAGCCTGGATGATCGCGAACGCCTGTTGCCCTATACGGAGCAATGCGTGTTGGCCGTCGACCTGGCCGCGGGCGAGATGAAGGTGGAATGGGATGCGGACTTCTAA
- the xerD gene encoding site-specific tyrosine recombinase XerD, which yields MPAIDHPLIDRFLDALWLEKGLSDNTRQAYRSDLALFNGWLQEKNLELPNAGRELILDHLAWRLEQNYKPRSTARFLSGVRGFYRYLLREKLITLDPTLQVDMPQLGRPLPKSLSEADVDALLAAPDLSEAIGQRDRAMLEVLYACGLRVTELISLTLEQINLRQGVLRVMGKGSKERLVPMGEEAIVWVERYMRDGRSELLGGRPSDVLFPSLRGEQMTRQTFWHRIKHQAKVAGIGKSLSPHTLRHAFATHLLNHGADLRVVQMLLGHSDLSTTQIYTHVARARLQDMHAKHHPRG from the coding sequence ATGCCCGCCATCGACCACCCCTTGATCGACCGCTTCCTCGACGCCCTCTGGCTGGAAAAAGGCCTGTCGGACAACACCCGCCAGGCCTACCGCAGCGACTTGGCCCTGTTCAATGGCTGGCTGCAGGAAAAAAACCTCGAACTGCCCAACGCCGGCCGCGAGCTGATCCTCGATCACCTGGCCTGGCGCCTTGAGCAGAACTACAAGCCGCGTTCCACTGCGCGATTCCTCTCTGGTGTGCGTGGCTTCTATCGCTACTTGCTGCGGGAAAAACTGATTACCCTCGACCCGACCCTGCAAGTCGACATGCCACAACTCGGCAGGCCGTTGCCCAAATCTTTGTCGGAAGCCGACGTCGATGCCTTGCTCGCCGCCCCAGACCTGAGCGAAGCCATCGGCCAGCGCGACCGCGCCATGCTGGAGGTGTTGTACGCCTGCGGCCTGCGGGTGACCGAGTTGATCAGCTTGACCCTGGAACAGATCAACCTGCGCCAGGGCGTGTTGCGGGTGATGGGCAAGGGCAGCAAGGAGCGACTGGTGCCGATGGGCGAGGAAGCGATCGTGTGGGTCGAGCGTTACATGCGCGACGGGCGCAGTGAGTTGCTCGGCGGGCGCCCCAGCGATGTGCTGTTCCCCAGCCTGCGTGGCGAGCAGATGACCCGCCAGACGTTCTGGCACCGGATCAAGCATCAAGCCAAGGTCGCGGGTATCGGCAAGAGCCTGTCGCCCCATACATTGCGTCACGCTTTTGCCACCCATTTGCTCAACCACGGGGCGGATTTGCGCGTCGTACAAATGCTGCTCGGTCACAGCGACTTATCCACAACCCAGATCTACACCCACGTGGCACGTGCACGCTTGCAGGATATGCACGCCAAGCACCACCCGCGTGGCTGA
- the thrC gene encoding threonine synthase has product MRYISTRGQAPALNFEDVLLAGLATDGGLYVPENLPRFTQEEIASWAGLPYHELAFRVMRPFVTGSIPDADFKKILEETYGVFSHSAIAPLRQLNGNEWVLELFHGPTLAFKDFALQLLGRLLDYVLQKRGERVVIIGATSGDTGSAAIEGCKHCENVDIFILHPHQRVSEVQRRQMTTIFGENIHNIAIEGNFDDCQEMVKNSFADQSFLKGTRLVAVNSINWARIMAQIVYYFHASLQLGGPARSVSFSVPTGNFGDIFAGYLARNMGLPINQLIVATNRNDILHRFMSGNRYVKETLHATLSPSMDIMVSSNFERLLFDMHGRNGAAIAGLMDTFKSGGGFSVEEERWTETRKLFDSLAVDDAETCETIADVYAQTGELLDPHTAIGVKAARECRRSLDIPMVILGTAHPVKFPEAVEKAGVGKALELPAHLADLFEREERCTVLANDLKAVQAFVSQHGNRGKPL; this is encoded by the coding sequence ATGCGCTACATCAGCACCCGCGGCCAGGCACCGGCCCTGAATTTCGAAGACGTCCTGCTGGCAGGCCTTGCCACTGACGGCGGCCTGTACGTGCCGGAAAACCTGCCACGCTTCACCCAGGAAGAGATCGCTTCCTGGGCCGGCCTGCCGTACCACGAGCTGGCGTTCCGGGTGATGCGCCCGTTCGTCACCGGCAGCATCCCGGATGCGGATTTCAAGAAGATCCTCGAAGAGACCTACGGCGTGTTTTCCCACAGCGCCATCGCGCCATTGCGCCAGCTGAACGGCAACGAGTGGGTCCTGGAACTGTTCCACGGCCCGACCCTGGCGTTCAAGGACTTCGCCCTGCAACTGCTGGGTCGCCTGCTGGACTATGTGCTGCAAAAGCGCGGCGAGCGCGTGGTGATCATCGGCGCGACTTCCGGTGATACCGGTTCGGCCGCCATCGAGGGCTGCAAGCACTGCGAAAACGTCGACATCTTCATCCTGCACCCGCACCAGCGCGTGTCGGAAGTGCAGCGTCGGCAGATGACCACCATCTTTGGCGAGAACATCCATAACATCGCCATCGAAGGCAACTTCGATGACTGCCAGGAAATGGTCAAGAATAGCTTCGCAGACCAGAGCTTCCTCAAAGGCACGCGCCTGGTGGCGGTGAACTCGATCAACTGGGCGCGGATCATGGCCCAGATCGTCTACTACTTCCATGCCTCGCTGCAGTTGGGCGGGCCGGCGCGTTCGGTGTCGTTCTCGGTGCCGACCGGCAACTTCGGCGACATCTTCGCCGGTTACCTGGCGCGCAACATGGGCTTGCCGATCAACCAGTTGATCGTCGCCACGAACCGCAACGATATCCTGCACCGCTTCATGAGCGGCAACCGGTACGTCAAGGAAACCCTGCACGCCACGCTGTCGCCGTCGATGGACATCATGGTCTCGTCGAACTTCGAACGCCTGCTGTTCGACATGCACGGCCGCAACGGCGCGGCCATTGCCGGCTTGATGGACACCTTCAAGAGCGGTGGCGGTTTCAGCGTTGAAGAAGAGCGCTGGACCGAAACCCGCAAGCTGTTCGACTCCCTGGCTGTCGATGACGCAGAGACCTGCGAAACCATCGCCGACGTCTACGCCCAGACCGGCGAGCTGCTGGACCCACACACCGCCATCGGTGTGAAGGCCGCCCGCGAATGCCGGCGCAGCCTGGACATCCCGATGGTGATCCTCGGCACCGCGCACCCGGTGAAATTCCCGGAAGCGGTGGAGAAGGCAGGTGTTGGCAAGGCGCTGGAGTTGCCGGCGCACTTGGCAGACCTGTTCGAGCGTGAAGAGCGTTGCACCGTGTTGGCCAATGACCTGAAAGCCGTACAGGCGTTTGTCAGCCAGCACGGCAATCGTGGCAAGCCGCTCTGA
- a CDS encoding thioredoxin fold domain-containing protein: MRLTQIIAAAAIALVSTFVVADDAAEQTIRKSLANLQLDTPIESISASPMAGLYEVKLKGSRVLYASADGQYIVQGYLFQLKDGKPVNLTEKAERLGVSKLINGIPVAETVVYPAIGETKTHITVFTDTTCPYCHKLHAEVPALNKLGVEVRYVAFPRQGLGSPGDEQLQAVWCSADKKAAMDKMVDGKEIKAAKCANPVSKQFALGQSIGVNGTPAIVLADGQVIPGYQPAPQVAKLALGAK; the protein is encoded by the coding sequence ATGCGCTTGACCCAGATTATTGCCGCCGCAGCCATTGCGTTGGTTTCCACCTTTGTTGTCGCCGATGACGCTGCCGAGCAGACCATCCGCAAGAGCCTGGCCAACCTGCAACTCGACACGCCGATCGAAAGCATCAGCGCCAGCCCCATGGCCGGCCTGTATGAAGTCAAGCTCAAGGGCAGCCGCGTGCTGTACGCCAGTGCCGACGGCCAGTACATTGTCCAGGGCTATCTGTTCCAGTTGAAGGACGGCAAGCCGGTCAACCTCACCGAGAAAGCCGAGCGCCTGGGCGTGTCCAAGCTGATCAATGGTATTCCGGTGGCCGAGACCGTGGTTTACCCGGCCATCGGCGAGACCAAGACCCACATCACCGTGTTCACCGACACCACCTGCCCGTACTGCCACAAGCTGCACGCCGAAGTGCCTGCGCTGAACAAGCTGGGCGTGGAAGTCCGCTACGTCGCGTTCCCGCGCCAGGGCCTGGGCTCGCCGGGTGACGAGCAGTTGCAAGCCGTGTGGTGCTCGGCCGACAAGAAGGCGGCCATGGACAAGATGGTCGATGGCAAGGAAATCAAGGCGGCCAAATGCGCCAACCCGGTTTCCAAGCAGTTCGCCTTGGGCCAGTCCATCGGTGTGAACGGTACACCGGCCATCGTTTTGGCCGACGGCCAAGTGATTCCGGGCTACCAGCCGGCACCACAAGTTGCCAAACTGGCGCTCGGTGCCAAATAA
- the ffh gene encoding signal recognition particle protein, with protein MFENLTDRLSQTLRHVTGKAKLTEDNIKDTLREVRMALLEADVALPVVKDFVNSVKERAVGTEVSRSLTPGQAFVKIVQAELESLMGAANEDLNLSAVPPAVVLMAGLQGAGKTTTAGKLARFLKERKKKSVMVVSADVYRPAAIKQLEMLAGEVGVTFFPSDLSQKPVDIANAAIKEAKLKFIDVVIVDTAGRLHIDEEMMGEIKALHAAINPVETLFVVDAMTGQDAANTAKAFGDALPLTGVILTKVDGDARGGAALSVRAITGKPIKFIGMGEKSEALEPFHPERIASRILGMGDVLSLIEQAEATLDKDKADKLAKKLKKGKGFDLEDFRDQLQQMKNMGGLGGLMDKLPNIGGVNLAQMGNAQGAAEKQFKQMEAIINSMTPAERRDPELISGSRKRRIAMGSGTQVQDIGRLIKQHKQMQKMMKKFSAKGGMAKMMRGMGGMLPGGGMPKM; from the coding sequence ATGTTTGAAAACTTGACTGACCGTCTCTCGCAGACGCTGCGCCACGTAACCGGCAAGGCCAAGCTGACCGAGGACAATATCAAAGACACCCTGCGTGAAGTGCGCATGGCGTTGCTGGAAGCCGACGTGGCCTTGCCCGTGGTGAAGGACTTCGTCAACTCGGTCAAAGAGCGCGCAGTGGGCACCGAAGTGTCCCGCAGCCTGACCCCGGGCCAGGCCTTCGTGAAGATCGTCCAGGCCGAACTTGAAAGCCTGATGGGCGCGGCCAACGAAGACCTGAACCTCAGCGCCGTGCCACCAGCCGTCGTGCTGATGGCCGGTCTGCAAGGTGCGGGCAAGACCACCACCGCCGGCAAGCTGGCGCGCTTCCTTAAAGAGCGCAAGAAGAAGTCCGTGATGGTGGTGTCGGCTGACGTCTACCGTCCGGCGGCGATTAAACAGCTGGAAATGCTCGCGGGCGAAGTGGGTGTGACCTTCTTCCCGTCCGACCTGAGCCAGAAGCCGGTCGATATCGCCAACGCGGCTATTAAAGAAGCCAAGCTGAAGTTCATCGACGTGGTCATCGTCGATACCGCCGGTCGCCTGCACATCGACGAAGAGATGATGGGTGAGATCAAGGCGCTGCATGCCGCGATCAATCCGGTCGAGACGCTGTTCGTGGTCGACGCCATGACCGGCCAGGATGCGGCCAACACTGCCAAGGCGTTCGGCGACGCACTGCCGCTGACCGGTGTGATCCTCACCAAGGTCGACGGCGACGCCCGTGGCGGTGCCGCGCTGTCGGTACGTGCCATTACTGGCAAGCCGATCAAGTTCATCGGTATGGGCGAGAAGAGCGAAGCGCTCGAACCGTTCCACCCGGAGCGTATCGCCTCGCGCATCCTTGGCATGGGCGACGTGCTCAGTCTGATCGAGCAGGCCGAAGCTACCCTCGACAAGGACAAGGCCGACAAGCTGGCCAAGAAGCTGAAGAAGGGCAAGGGCTTCGACCTCGAAGACTTCCGTGACCAGCTGCAACAGATGAAGAACATGGGCGGTCTCGGCGGCCTGATGGACAAGCTGCCGAATATCGGCGGTGTGAATCTGGCGCAGATGGGCAATGCCCAGGGCGCGGCAGAGAAGCAGTTCAAGCAGATGGAAGCCATCATCAACTCCATGACCCCGGCCGAGCGCCGTGACCCTGAGCTGATCAGCGGTTCGCGCAAGCGTCGGATCGCCATGGGTTCCGGCACCCAGGTGCAGGACATCGGTCGCTTGATCAAGCAACACAAGCAGATGCAGAAGATGATGAAGAAATTCTCCGCAAAAGGCGGAATGGCCAAGATGATGCGCGGCATGGGCGGCATGTTGCCCGGCGGCGGCATGCCGAAAATGTAA
- the rplS gene encoding 50S ribosomal protein L19, whose protein sequence is MTNKIILALEAEQMTKEIPTFAPGDTIVVQVKVKEGDRSRLQAFEGVVIAKRNRGVNSAFTVRKISNGVGVERTFQTYSPQIDSMAVKRRGDVRKAKLYYLRDLSGKAARIKEKLA, encoded by the coding sequence ATGACTAACAAAATCATCCTTGCACTCGAAGCAGAGCAGATGACCAAAGAGATCCCTACCTTTGCCCCGGGCGACACCATTGTCGTTCAGGTGAAAGTGAAGGAAGGCGACCGTTCGCGTCTGCAAGCGTTCGAAGGCGTGGTAATCGCCAAGCGTAACCGTGGTGTGAACAGTGCTTTCACTGTTCGTAAAATCTCCAACGGTGTTGGCGTAGAGCGTACTTTCCAGACCTACAGCCCGCAAATCGACAGCATGGCCGTTAAACGTCGCGGTGACGTACGTAAAGCCAAGCTGTACTACCTGCGTGACCTGTCCGGTAAAGCAGCTCGCATCAAGGAAAAACTGGCTTAA
- a CDS encoding acyl-CoA thioesterase, with the protein MTTRLEEIQRRTDLSVTHVTKAVFPPTTNHHNTLFGGTALAWMDEVSFITATRFCRLPLVTVSTDRIDFNHAIPAGSIVELIGRVIKVGNTSLKVEVEVFVESMSADGRERAIQGVFSFVAIDADKRPVPVLPGFVG; encoded by the coding sequence ATGACCACCCGCCTCGAAGAAATCCAGCGCCGCACCGACCTGTCCGTGACCCATGTGACCAAGGCAGTGTTTCCGCCGACCACCAACCACCACAACACGCTGTTCGGCGGCACCGCGCTGGCCTGGATGGATGAAGTGTCGTTCATCACCGCCACGCGGTTTTGCCGGTTGCCGTTGGTGACGGTTTCCACCGACCGTATCGACTTCAATCATGCGATCCCTGCTGGCTCCATCGTTGAGCTGATCGGCCGGGTGATCAAAGTCGGTAACACCAGCCTCAAGGTTGAAGTGGAAGTGTTTGTCGAGAGCATGAGTGCCGATGGCCGTGAAAGGGCGATCCAGGGTGTGTTCAGCTTTGTGGCGATTGATGCCGATAAGCGGCCGGTGCCGGTGTTGCCTGGGTTTGTTGGCTGA